One Fusarium poae strain DAOMC 252244 chromosome 4, whole genome shotgun sequence DNA window includes the following coding sequences:
- a CDS encoding hypothetical protein (BUSCO:655at5125) — translation MALEPGSGRRSVSPESSGRDSPIPRQWRNQLGEEDYAIKDKSYRKYAHGVDRALVLFETALEEWADYISFLNKLLKALQARPKSVNTIPSKATVAKRLSQCLNPSLPSGVHQKALELYNLVFSVIGKDGLSRDLPLYLPGLATVLSFASLSVRAPYLDLLERHFLGIDPRSLRPAMKSMILALLPGLEEETSEDFERTLRLVESFKHATRPSYSEEITEQHSSGDTFFWQCFFLASITSQSRRSGALAYLIRFLPPLGPQAAPEDKNLATAQNNTNDDTQSKLATVVTSPEPGLLLRCFASGLSDEQLLIQRGFLDLLVSHLPLNAHVIQSRVKPDDLELLLKAAVGVVTRREMSLNRRLWTWLLGPEPITEHDHSSETPSSPPADQHSFAVSRTHYFEDFGLRPLTKAILQMIKSSSHNAVSERAKPYRICLSLMDRWEIGGLVVPEVFLPMIESVRHFKDHAASKSEFNEILPSASTFFDGIESGLIYGEIAGLLAQALGPGFLSAHERKDKLALVSFILANFNVREEEMVTIHAPLCCLTALAMLEDFKERILTHGSADSQLLSLLSQAQSVALSLLDLIPERVFPETTEGLKNERSNSVLPSNGEILEKSQNFYVNEQGNIEASPPPFSALIVGQTILDKAAQFVCQDLGSSETDLNACVRLLVHAVYKTPKTYEVKEKQLLKLMHDLLEQPDIMAFPSFSAILQLSTQLYDAERIETTQLSSLIPLLVRHAWIYLSASEPKYHVEAVRGLWQLQSALSTSNRDIEAALSSLIIAQDTSRFRGVEPVDKGRALSVLWSHTLQDNAPAERRGSKTPIHDIKSLPRLAGADNYEVMLTQPIFLILDALEDDRTQLYMTVKSWLNTMLGIDRRANQLYRYALSLLHKFLNSPFAAHLSAQHLENVLIARLEKSLQGSDAYVQVLLLEAVYDTLKLRDIAPIEAPASPISERRLSTFDPRGSRPSLSAPEIRPIATPPPQLLQCLQDGLSSPSSRPVLDSWVAFVSECLPLYSDSIFQVVIPLVETLCKEIDTTFANLRGTFYSNALSIGSEKQSPESTLIFLLNGLEQVLARAHQRLLNEEARTQVVKGPDQPQSLFGSMVSNVWQSDNTQSRSATANDRLTVHLAFQDAVRICYKIWTWGQGDDSNKQDQGSFGSFNYTSLRMRNRSRRLLEHLFAAESLECLETVIASWKQSTEEGEPTQVFNMLSALEACRPKHCIPALFGAIYRRTSAGNADPTSKSTMTISLQDTDLVKFLVEYTRTLDDDAMDEIWQDCMAFLKDLLTNPFPHRQTLPNLLEFAALLGEKVDNTNFGEQRRMRKELGDTFIRLLAALFTTRPIAFADPAMSSGGIPKSDSGNTINGYGDGPDDVVSILAGIVPKLAKILVEPDRVLSASATISTNVIGPTLRAKGFPEIVTQNTMRLLHELSRVQNNQKNWKKDVGDAFNDVKFFGMDLDLVKDDWLPLLKQWTFTDKEKMSEIVSRINAPSTAGIVFGVGATSARLEADRKTQLNLRRIATLILAGSEDAFVSDLSDIFGKLAELLGASSTSSPSSTTRADIYMVFRALALRTSAIHLGMLWPVVNAEIHAAISSVAAADNSTASDTYTNASVLQACKLLDLLICVAPDDFQLHEWLFITDTIDAVYRPSTYQPVALVDELSDELGATVTASKFHSSSVVNPVVQGSSRRPLLGPGGINDDVGLERKDELVAKVLRPFFGQLSIFAFESTYAMGRVDKEACVSSLLNDLFDEQSIVRAL, via the exons ATGGCTCTTGAGCCCGGATCCGGCCGTCGCTCAGTTTCCCCAGAGAGCTCAGGCCGAGACTCCCCCATTCCACGGCAATGGAGGAACCAACTCGGTGAAG AGGATTATGCCATCAAGGATAAATCCTACCGCAAATATGCCCACGGAGTGGACAGAGCACTTGTATTATTCGAAACTGCTCTAGAAGAATGGGCCGACTACATATCCTTTCTAAACAAGCTTCTCAAA GCCTTGCAAGCTCGTCCAAAATCAGTCAATACGATTCCATCCAAGGCGACTGTCGCGAAACGACTTTCTCAATGTCTCAACCCTTCTTTGCCATCCGGCGTGCATCAAAAAGCTTTGGAATTGTATAATCTGGTATTCTCAGTTATTGGGAAAGATGGTCTATCAAGAGATCTTCCGCTATATCTGCCAGGACTAGCTACAGTCCTTTCCTTCGCTTCCTTGTCTGTACGGGCACCATATCTCGACCTCCTCGAACGACACTTCCTCGGTATCGACCCTCGATCACTCCGCCCAGCAATGAAATCCATGATTCTAGCCCTGCTTCCTGGCTTAGAAGAAGAGACAAGTGAGGATTTCGAACGGACACTGCGCCTAGTCGAGAGCTTCAAGCATGCCACCAGGCCGTCATACAGCGAAGAGATTACTGAACAGCATTCTTCGGGCGATACCTTCTTCTGGCAATGCTTTTTTCTAGCTTCCATCACCAGCCAAAGCCGTCGCTCTGGTGCACTCGCATACTTGATACGATTCTTGCCACCGTTAGGGCCACAAGCTGCCCCCGAGGACAAAAATTTAGCGACAGCACAAAACAACACCAATGACGACACCCAGAGCAAACTTGCCACTGTCGTCACGTCTCCAGAGCCGGGCCTATTGCTGCGGTGTTTTGCAAGTGGTCTATCCGATGAGCAGTTACTCATTCAGCGTGGCTTCTTGGACTTGTTGGTTTCTCATCTCCCCCTGAACGCGCATGTCATCCAATCGCGGGTTAAACCCGATGATCTGGAATTGCTTCTCAAAGCCGCTGTTGGTGTAGTAACTCGACGTGAAATGAGCTTGAACAGACGCCTTTGGACGTGGCTGCTGGGGCCTGAACCGATAACTGAACATGACCACAGTAGCGAGACTCCAAGCAGTCCTCCTGCAGATCAACACAGCTTTGCAGTCTCAAGAACTCATTATTTCGAGGATTTTGGACTACGCCCTTTGACAAAAGCAATACTACAAATGATAAAGAGCAGCTCTCATAATGCTGTCAGTGAACGCGCCAAGCCTTATAGAATATGTCTCTCGTTGATGGATAGGTGGGAAATCGGTGGCTTAGTTGTACCTGAAGTCTTTCTTCCTATGATTGAAAGTGTGCGACACTTCAAAGATCATGCCGCAAGCAAATCAGAGTTTAACGAAATCTTGCCAAGCGCCAGTACTTTCTTTGACGGCATTGAAAGCGGGCTCATCTATGGTGAAATCGCCGGACTTCTTGCACAGGCTCTGGGCCCAGGATTTCTCAGCGCACACGAGCGGAAAGACAAGCTTGCGCTAGTCAGTTTTATCTTGGCTAATTTCAACGTCCGAGAGGAAGAAATGGTCACTATTCATGCTCCTTTATGCTGTCTGACCGCTCTAGCCATGCTAGAGGACTTCAAAGAACGTATATTAACGCACGGCAGCGCAGATTCACAACTGCTTTCACTGTTGAGCCAGGCACAGAGCGTTGCTCTCTCGCTTTTGGACCTTATACCAGAAAGAGTGTTTCCTGAAACCACAGAAGGCCTAAAAAATGAGAGGAGCAATTCGGTCCTGCCCTCTAATGGCGAGATATTGGAAAAGTCGCAGAACTTTTACGTCAATGAGCAGGGTAATATAGAGGCGTCTCCACCGCCATTCAGTGCCTTGATCGTAGGTCAGACAATTCTGGACAAGGCTGCTCAATTTGTCTGTCAAGATCTAGGGTCGTCTGAAACTGACCTCAACGCTTGTGTCAGACTGCTCGTTCATGCAGTATACAAGACTCCCAAGACATATGAAGTCAAAGAGAAACAACTACTGAAACTTATGCATGACCTTCTGGAGCAACCAGACATTATGGCCTTCCCTTCCTTCTCGGCCATCTTACAGCTGTCAACTCAGCTATACGACGCTGAGCGGATCGAGACAACTCAACTCTCAAGCCTGATACCTCTTCTAGTACGGCATGCCTGGATATACCTTTCGGCATCTGAGCCAAAGTACCACGTGGAAGCAGTTAGGGGTTTGTGGCAACTGCAGTCAGCTCTCTCGACATCCAACCGCGATATTGAAGCAGCGCTGTCCAGTCTTATCATTGCACAAGATACCTCCCGCTTTCGCGGTGTTGAGCCTGTAGACAAGGGTCGTGCTTTGAGTGTATTATGGTCGCACACCCTCCAAGACAACGCCCCCGCCGAACGAAGAGGCTCAAAAACGCCGATCCATGATATAAAGAGCCTTCCTAGACTTGCCGGGGCTGATAATTATGAAGTCATGCTCACACAGCCGATATTCCTTATACTCGACGCCTTGGAAGATGACCGGACCCAACTTTACATGACGGTGAAGTCATGGTTGAATACTATGCTAGGCATTGATCG TCGTGCCAATCAACTCTACCGCTACGCTCTTAGTCTCCTTCACAAGTTTCTCAATAGCCCCTTTGCTGCTCACTTGTCAGCCCAACACCTTGAGAACGTGCTGATCGCACGACTTGAAAAGTCGCTTCAAGGCTCCGATGCATATGTGCAGGTCCTCTTGCTTGAGGCAGTATATGATACACTAAAGCTTCGAGACATTGCTCCCATTGAAGCACCTGCGTCTCCCATTTCTGAACGAAGACTGTCAACATTTGATCCTCGAGGAAGTCGCCCGTCACTTTCAGCACCGGAAATTCGACCAATTGCAACACCGCCGCCCCAACTTCTCCAATGCCTTCAAGATGGTCTCAGCTCACCCAGCAGCCGCCCAGTCCTCGATAGCTGGGTTGCTTTCGTATCTGAGTGCCTGCCTTTGTACTCGGATTCCATCTTTCAGGTAGTCATCCCTCTAGTTGAGACCCTTTGCAAAGAAATCGACACGACCTTTGCCAATTTGAGGGGAACCTTTTACTCGAATGCTCTCTCCATCGGTAGTGAGAAGCAATCCCCTGAGTCTACACTGATCTTTCTGCTTAATGGCCTCGAGCAAGTTCTAGCAAGAGCGCATCAGCGACTTCTGAACGAAGAGGCTCGGACACAGGTCGTCAAGGGTCCGGACCAGCCCCAATCCCTTTTTGGGAGCATGGTATCAAATGTCTGGCAGTCAGACAACACTCAATCTCGCAGCGCAACAGCAAACGACCGCTTGACCGTCCATCTGGCCTTTCAAGATGCGGTTCGCATTTGCTACAAGATCTGGACATGGGGTCAGGGTGATGACTCAAATAAACAAGATCAGGGTTCTTTTGGGTCGTTCAACTATACATCTCTGCGCATGCGCAATCGCTCTAGAAGGTTATTGGAGCACCTTTTTGCTGCCGAGAGCCTCGAGTGTCTTGAGACTGTTATTGCTAGTTGGAAGCAGTCGACTGAGGAAGGAGAACCCACCCAGGTTTTCAACATGCTATCGGCATTAGAGGCATGCCGACCAAAACACTGTATTCCGGCTCTCTTCGGCGCCATCTACCGCCGTACAAGTGCTGGGAACGCCGATCCCACATCAAAGTCGACCATGACAATTTCGCTGCAGGACACTGATCTCGTCAAGTTTCTAGTGGAGTACACGCGAACATTGGATGACGATGCTATGGACGAAATTTGGCAGGATTGCATGGCTTTTCTAAAGGACCTTCTAACAAACCCATTCCCGCATCGGCAGACATTGCCAAATCTTCTGGAATTCGCTGCTCTTCTAGGAGAAAAGGTTGACAATACCAATTTTGGAGAACAAAGAAGAATGAGAAAAGAACTAGGG GACACCTTCATCCGTCTGCTTGCTGCTCTATTCACTACAAGGCCGATTGCATTTGCTGACCCAGCAATGTCAAGCGGAGGCATCCCTAAATCCGATTCTGGCAACACTATCAACGGATACGGCGATGGACCAGATGATGTTGTTTCTATTCTGGCTGGGATCGTTCCTAAATTAGCAAAGATTCTTGTTGAACCTGATAGAGTGCTTTCAGCCTCGGCAACTATTTCGACCAATGTCATCGGGCCAACACTGAGAGCCAAGGGATTCCCTGAGATAGTCACCCAGAACACCATGCGCCTTCTCCATGAGTTATCAAGAGTACAAAATAACCAGAAGAACTGGAAGAAGGATGTGGGAGACGCCTTCAATGATGTGAAGTTCTTCGGAATGGACTTAGACTTGGTGAAGGACGATTGGCTACCGCTGCTAAAACAATGGACTTTTACCGATAAAGAAAAGATGTCCGAAATTGTTAGTCGCATCAACGCTCCGTCAACAGCTGGTATTGTGTTTGGTGTCGGTGCAACGTCCGCCCGTCTCGAGGCTGACCGCAAGACGCAACTCAATCTTCGAAGAATTGCAACTTTGATCCTCGCAGGCTCGGAAGACGCGTTTGTTTCAGATTTGTCGGACATATTTGGAAAGTTGGCTGAGCTTCTTGGTGCCTCGTCGACATCGTCGCCATCATCAACCACTCGAGCAGATATCTACATGGTGTTCCGTGCTCTTGCTCTCAGAACCAGCGCAATTCATCTGGGAATGTTATGGCCGGTAGTAAACGCTGAGATCCATGCAGCTATATCTTCAGTTGCTGCGGCCGACAATAGTACTGCTTCCGATACTTACACCAACGCTTCGGTCCTACAAGCCTGCAAGCTGTTGGATCTTCTGATTTGCGTTGCGCCAGACGATTTTCAGCTTCATGAGTGGCTTTTTATCACTGACACTATCGACGCCGTATATAGGCCATCAACCTATCAGCCTGTCGCTCTCGTTGACGAACTCTCCGACGAGCTCGGAGCTACTGTGACTGCTTCAAAATTCCACTCCTCTTCGGTGGTGAACCCAGTGGTACAGGGGTCATCTCGAAGGCCGCTACTCGGACCAGGAGGCATCAATGACGATGTCGGTCTTGAAAGAAAGGACGAATTGGTGGCCAAGGTGCTCCGGCCGTTCTTTGGACAGCTCAGCATCTTTGCATTTGAGTCTACTTATGCCATGGGACGCGTCGACAAAGAGGCATGCGTCTCAAGCTTGTTAAATGATCTTTTTGATGAGCAAAGTATAGTTAGGGCACTATAG
- a CDS encoding hypothetical protein (BUSCO:10565at5125), with translation MFLKANFLMPVPAAHSERDIIESSTRSAFMRPFTPTTRKFSGPAAKSSTPVRSILKPASVLGRRKAEDAGLSDPIDAPESLTKRRKVLFDDIRNVTVTYEVGKRTMDMVKLEVRTALEEHLRGNDGQYDTLKELFASDKQRYLPPVVGEEDDTLKPHELQVYVVALTGCVPILKDRACNGLVKTVLNCSWLGRDDAFVKVFTHFLAALVSAQGSYLSPVLSMMVEKFTDSRSDVWSVPDFPEVNRETMRDRLHRTLQYLLQMFPSAVPVLKGLLGSKFPYQDGSMRVHMSYVNNLLRVKDYLPDSRDEVFDLILNRVVKIDSQMQVDLEDVDDERTASVMYALEKQLFTADWEKDNGDDDDDSDAESVDSDDPDYDTEAAKIKLIKENVEKMDAMLDTLFRVYTPYFDNPGSGVAFDMFTVLLREFEYMVLPTYKSRHTQFLIFHFAQMHERLTDAFCGQLITTAFKSNTANSTKQAAASYLASFVARGARLPANLIRTIFGLLLHHLDIYRKKYEPLCRGPDLRRFHPYYSLVQATLYIFCFRWQDLIVTAPESADPEDPASYIGQEMEWMGTCRRDLSAQIFGKLNPLKVCAPGIVEEFARIAHRLNFMYIYPLIESNKRIRLSQYLTATYSTGGALRDAGYDMQDESFHQLDPYFPFDPYQLPVSKRWLENDYVEWKSITGLNAEDEDSDDTDEEDEPEEEEFEDRTSTDSDGDDYETKHKGVICEGPECAAAPQRRGRKSRGVSSESPENSSEASPEKPRKSLTATEKAKLRRTQVRRAQIQHRQRKAEYQKQLEVDITHFRELIALTEFESEQLKKDNTSIRALLASQGIAVPQCKSDRCSINHRVTKDVVAGRDDAWVDEALGVRQRTEDVTSPQYDDDGGELFADVNVDDIIVTLKKDDSMVTPAFSIRPNDSSTNATSPPSPPPDLNLTPYEEQKAVNFILSLEHICWDHFFVGDYPSHSHLSNDEAKGHTLMASSLCMANAPFDVFGDRKLISSATSCHNRSNLGLDPYVPPVHLEWPSPRISLSSLYGLAQSLNPGDLEITPVQAWFELTSRFDKSLLLERLDLLGAELVGVSKCLEFGAVMEKDSFESVVARVYGGTLEEAMASAALLDQPPNVCSIASGGTRGSCLATPAGFVGYAQG, from the exons ATGTTTCTGAAGGCCAATTTTCTGATGCCCGTTC CCGCAGCGCACAGCGAACGAGACATCATCGAGTCCTCAACACGAAGTGCATTCATGCGACCTTTTACTCCGACCACCAGGAAATTTTCTGGTCCTGCTGCAAAGAGCTCGACGCCCGTCCGCTCCATTCTCAAGCCTGCATCTGTCTTGGGTAGGAGAAAAGCCGAGGATGCTGGTCTCAGCGACCCGATCGACGCCCCCGAAAGTCTCACAAAACGTCGCAAAGTTTTGTTTGACGATATCCGAAACGTGACCGTGACGTACGAGGTTGGGAAGAGAACAATGGACATGGTGAAGCTTGAAGTCAGGACTGCCCTCGAGGAGCACCTCAGAGGAAACGATGGTCAGTATGACACGCTCAAGGAACTCTTTGCCAGCGACAAGCAACGATACCTGCCCCCTGTCGTCGGGGAAGAAGATGATACCCTAAAACCGCATGAACTACAGGTCTACGTCGTGGCTCTCACTGGATGTGTTCCCATCCTCAAAGACAGGGCTTGCAACGGCCTTGTCAAGACCGTCCTGAACTGCTCCTGGCTCGGCCGTGACGATGCCTTCGTCAAAGTTTTCACACATTTTCTCGCTGCCCTAGTCAGCGCCCAGGGTTCTTATCTATCGCCCGTTCTATCGATGATGGTTGAGAAATTCACAGACAGTCGATCCGACGTGTGGAGTGTCCCGGATTTCCCCGAGGTCAACCGCGAAACAATGCGCGATAGACTGCATCGCACATTGCAGTATCTGCTCCAGATGTTTCCATCCGCCGTTCCCGTGCTAAAGGGCCTCCTTGGCTCCAAATTCCCATACCAAGACGGGTCAATGCGAGTCCATATGAGCTACGTGAATAACTTGCTCCGCGTCAAGGATTACCTGCCAGACTCGCGCGATGAGGTGTTTGATCTCATCCTCAATCGAGTAGTGAAGATTGACTCCCAGATGCAAGTCGATCTGGAAGATGTGGATGACGAAAGGACTGCATCCGTTATGTACGCACTAGAAAAACAACTGTTTACAGCGGACTGGGAGAAGGACAAcggcgatgacgacgatgatagCGATGCAGAATCGGTCGATAGCGACGATCCTGATTACGACACAGAGGCCGCCAAGATCAAGTTGATCAAGGAGAATGTTGAAAAGATGGACGCCATGTTGGACACCCTTTTCCGCGTGTACACTCCTTATTTTGACAACCCAGGCTCTGGCGTAGCTTTCGACATGTTTACTGTCTTGTTACGAGAGTTCGAGTACATGGTGTTGCCCACCTACAAGTCTCGGCACACCCAATTCCTCATCTTCCATTTCGCCCAGATGCATGAGCGTCTTACAGATGCATTTTGCGGTCAGCTTATCACCACTGCTTTCAAGAGTAACACAGCCAATTCCACTAAGCAGGCAGCTGCATCATACCTCGCCAGTTTTGTGGCCCGTGGCGCTCGACTTCCTGCCAACTTGATTCGCACCATATTTGGACTCCTTCTTCATCACCTGGACATTTACCGCAAGAAATACGAACCCCTTTGTCGTGGACCAGACCTAAGGCGATTCCACCCCTACTACAGCCTCGTCCAGGCGACACTTTACATCTTCTGTTTCCGCTGGCAAGATCTCATTGTCACGGCGCCGGAATCCGCGGACCCCGAAGACCCTGCGTCTTATATTGGCCAGGAGATGGAGTGGATGGGAACATGCAGGAGGGATCTATCAGCGCAAATATTCGGCAAACTCAACCCACTCAAGGTCTGCGCACCCGGCATCGTTGAAGAGTTTGCCAGAATAGCGCACCGCCTCAATTTCATGTACATCTATCCTCTGATCGAAAGCAACAAGCGTATCCGTCTGTCGCAATACTTGACGGCGACTTACTCAACAGGAGGAGCTCTTCGAGATGCTGGGTACGACATGCAAGATGAGAGCTTCCACCAGTTGGACCCTTACTTCCCGTTCGACCCATACCAACTGCCAGTCAGTAAACGGTGGCTGGAGAATGACTATGTGGAATGGAAGTCAATAACAGGACTGAACGCGGAAGATGAAGACAGCGACGATACggatgaagaggacgagcccgaagaggaagagttcGAAGACAGAACCTCGACAGACAGCGACGGTGATGACTACGA GACAAAGCACAAAGGAGTCATCTGTGAAGGGCCCGAATGTGCTGCTGCGCCGCAACGGAGAGGACGGAAGAGTAGGGGAGTGAGCAGTGAGT CACCTGAGAATAGTAGCGAGGCATCACCTGAGAAACCTCGCAAGTCTCTCACCGCTACTGAAAAGGCAAAGCTTCGCCGCACCCAAGTCCGAAGAGCTCAGATCCAGCACCGGCAACGCAAAGCAGAGTACCAGAAGCAGCTCGAGGTCGACATCACACACTTCCGTGAACTCATCGCCCTGACTGAATTCGAATCGGAGCAGCTGAAAAAGGACAACACGTCCATCAGAGCCCTCCTTGCTAGCCAGGGCATCGCGGTCCCACAATGCAAATCCGACCGCTGCTCAATAAATCATCGTGTCACGAAAgatgttgttgctggtcGTGATGATGCTTGGGTTGATGAGGCGTTGGGCGTGAGGCAAAGGACGGAGGATGTGACCTCGCCGCAGTATGATGATGACGGTGGAGAGTTATTCGCGGATGTCAACGTCGACGATATTATTGTTACGCTCAAAAAGGACGATTCCATGGTGACGCCTGCTTTTAGTATCCGGCCCAACGATTCAAGTACCAACGCGACAAGTCCTCCATCGCCGCCACCAGATCTGAATCTAACCCCCTATGAAGAACAAAAAGCCGTCAACTTCATCCTATC CCTCGAGCATATCTGCTGGGATCACTTCTTTGTCGGCGATTACCCTTCACATTCTCATCTTTCAAACGATGAAGCAAAGGGTCACACTCTCATGGCTTCTTCACTTTGCATGGCTAATGCCCCATTCGACGTCTTTGGTGATCGCAAACTCATCTCATCAGCAACATCCTGTCACAACCGTAGCAATCTCGGCCTGGATCCTTACGTACCTCCCGTTCACCTGGAATGGCCATCGCCTCGGATATCTCTCTCTTCACTCTACGGTCTTGCACAAAGTCTCAACCCAGGAGACCTAGAAATCACGCCCGTCCAAGCTTGGTTCGAGCTTACCTCCCGATTTGACAAGAGCTTACTGCTAGAACGACTGGACCTACTGGGCGCGGAACTAGTGGGAGTTTCCAAGTGTTTGGAGTTCGGAGCTGTCATGGAGAAGGATTCTTTCGAGAGTGTCGTGGCAAGAGTATATGGAGGTACCCTGGAAGAAGCCATGGCTTCTGCGGCTTTGCTCGATCAACCGCCCAACGTTTGTAGTATTGCTTCAGGGGGTACACGAGGCAGTTGCTTAGCTACTCCAGCAGGTTTTGTGGGATATGCTCAGGGCTGA
- a CDS encoding hypothetical protein (BUSCO:51680at5125): MSDSPQSPPKEVDQGAPSPDDEAQMNEQQDPQSANTAGYEFEGVKEQDRWLPIANVARIMKNALPENAKIAKEAKECMQECVSEFISFITSEASEKCQQEKRKTVNGEDILFAMTSLGFENYAEALKVYLSKYREQQNQSNRERVNMDNGQWGSGTMMGDAKAESGAGEFGHDGNSVESGADPNYMYQPGHNGNAPEGY; encoded by the exons ATGTCGGATTCCCCCCAATCCCCTCCCAAGGAGGTTGACCAAGGTGCACCGTCACCCGACGACGAAGCACAAATGAATGAGCAACAAGACCCACAGTCCGCAAACACAGCGGGTTACGAGTTTGAAGGTGTAAAGGAGCAAGACCGCTGGCTCCCTATAGCCAATG TCGCTCGCATTATGAAGAACGCCCTTCCCGAAAATGCCAAAATCGCAAAAGAGGCAAAGGAATGCATGCAAGAATGTGTCAGCGAGTTCATCTCCTTCATCACGAGTGAAG CATCGGAAAAGTGCCAACAGGAAAAGCGCAAGACAGTCAACGGTGAAGACATTCTTTTTGCCATGACGTCCCTCGGCTTTGAGAACTATGCTGAAGCCCTCAAGGTTTACTTGAGCAAGTACCGCGAA CAACAGAACCAATCCAACCGAGAAAGGGTTAACATGGACAACGGACAGTGGGGTTCCGGTACTATGATGGGTGATGCCAAGGCTGAATCTGGCGCCGGCGAATTTGGACATGACGGCAACAGCGTTGAAAGTGGTGCTGACCCCAACTACATGTATCAGCCCGGGCACAACGGTAATGCCCCTGAAGGTTATTAG